GTAATGACTCCGTGCACGACGTATTGGAACAGTAGATTGGCACCGCTTTCATAAGTTAACTAACAACAATCAAATCAATGTATTTTACGTGTATCCTTATGTTTTTAATCGCAACATTATTGGGAAAACTTTTCAAACACTTCTTTTTATGTAAGAATAAACCTACAATTTAATCAtgctttaaatttataataatataaataatcgatcaaaaataaaacaagtacaaTATAATCTCGTATTTTTGTTGCAGCCAACGCAGAAGAACCGCCAAAACCGAATAACCTTATAAAAAGGGTtcaattttctaatgaaaatttaattatacaaaACGGAGTCTGTAACAATACAAATAGTTTACTTAAAAGCGTCCCAATGAGTACTTCAGAGAGGCCTAGTTTTTTggtaaagaaaatgaaaaaaaaacaatagattttTTGCTCGATTTTGTCTTACATACTATATTTTTTAGGTAGGAGATGAAATCGACGCCAGCATACAGGAAGCGACTGAAGCAGTTGATGAATTTCCCCAAGGAAATAATCCAATAAGGGCCAATGGAGATGTAGTAGATAAGCGCAAGCGTTTAAGGTGAGTTAATATaatgagaaaaaacaaataatattccATCTGCTTCTTGGCTTTCTGataactaaaatgtttgtaCCAGTTTTGAGAAGTAAATCCTTATAACTCAACTCAACTGAACTCTATTAAAGTCATTATAACTTGACGTTAAAAGTAGAACACTGGAAAACAATGCAAATCTTAACAGTTGTGAGGATAGGTAACATAGCTATTTTGGTTCTGATTAAGGTGTCATTTCCGTATTTTGTATATTACCCTGTTTTTGGTACTTACCATTTCAAAAGATTCGGTGTTACTCACAgttgtgtttataaaaatagtagtGCTGGTCAAATTTTATAAgattgttaattatttaaataaaggaaattcttacaaaaaaagtacatgttacttgcatctaacgggcttttgttttcatattagagacttgttcataaaaaaataaaaatagcagtgctttgattgtataattaaatagtgttaaaaatatttttgttttatttttcggtaagtaaatattttactatttaaagttttaagtatttgtaaaatataagcatataaaaaattaatcaaaaaaaagctcaaaaataaacaatgggacatTCAAGACATCcaaggctgctcagcaaaactggtcagtaacgcctcaaaatggcaaaataaaccgaaaacgctaggcccaaaaaactaaaaaactgacagaaaaaatttttcagttagcaaaacaaaacccttccataggctctaggaaaataagaccctaaaatgcggaaaacgatccacggtacactataaaaatgcaaaatcatagTTTGCgcgaagaagttatccgttatagagtggcccgctcaatactccgaccttaaccccatccaaaatttgtggggggatgttaagaacgcagttcataaagcaaaacccaggAATACGAAAGAATTATGGGAAGCAGTCTTGAAGTGTCAGGTTTAAGCGGACTCGATGCCAAGTAGATGCgagcagtcataaaaaacaatggttgtACAagaaagtactaattgtaagctaacattatttgtataattttatgtgacttattacagtttttcttactttttacgTAATAGATTCAGTattttgtcatgcactgctatttttatgaacatccatatatttaaaaaaagaaaacggctttactgtgacaaagctaacggtaaaaaatcgaaaataattattttctgttattataaataaaatattttagtttgttattagaagtttaatgaaatatgttATAACTTTGACATTGAGggccttttttgttttatttggagagcactgctatttttatgaacacaactgtaggTTTTGGTATTTCTAAATTTAACTACCTCCTTACGAAAGCTGGTTCAAATATATTTCCTGAACCATTTTAGCGCGCATATCATCTCTTTGTAAGTATTTTCAATGTACAGTTACTTCGTAATTGAGCCTTCTCTACAATTCCCCTTGACACATTCCTTGAAAAGTGCTGCTAATAAAGTgcattttttgttagtttgtttCGGCAGTGTAAAATGATAGCGCCTCTTAAAATTAAACCTTTAAACGATTTCCACTCTACTCGccgtgtctttttttttaataaagagttACTTTGAAAACTATCTTAAAATTAtgtgtgtcacttttgaaaacGTGAGTTATTTTTTCAAGATCAGACTTTATGTGAATTTTAATCAAGGTTGTTGCTCAAAGATCAGCCAAATTTGGTTGGTTTTAACACATtgaaaatgggcaggttcagacgacataaaggacttgaaagtaagacaagtttctagtatctgattggccatctgccaaaaaattaccttcctagtaaggcaactttaatggaaagttgactgaaaagtAAGTCAAGTAAAATCTcactaactatcaagtcaagtctacttctgtcaaaatgacagttgatcatgtttcttcattcaactgaaagctgaattttataatttatttatttattgccaACTtcattaaatgcttctatttaaGGGTTCCTTGTccatttggaaaagaaataagtaatattttcttacaatacaaaatacaaatcgcgATGGTGTTGCAGCTTGCCtgagaagtgttttgtagacaataatgtttttgatagtttttataCTAAGAACttgaagtagaggtttgtgacgtaaagttctaaatttgaaattcctgacacttggaaaactaactagttgccttggccAAGATTCACGTTCAAAGAATGTGTTCACTGCAAATGAAGTACTTTATGTTGtctaaacctgcccaatgttttcttccgaccagaTGTCAAAGTTCATTTTTATGTACATACTGTGTTGTATTCAgctaaacaaaactttttattttctcgaACTGGGTTAAACGGTTTCGTAAAACTATTAGTCCATATTCTAAGCATCGACTGCGACCAACCATTGATTATATAccttttctttttatctttcagttttttgtatcttattgcTGTTgtaataatatatgtacatacatacttttATTTCCTCAACGCTTATCTATCATATTTCATCTTTAACTCTCCGATAAGTTATGCtggtatatatttttcttttgcggAACTACGCTCTTATGCTGCAACCAATAACTCTTTATTTGTATATACTTGACGGCACTCATTGTCAAACCTGTTGTTAAGTTGCGATGATCTTGTAAAACTAAACACGCTGTAGGCGGTATCTTTTATTGCATCCTGGCAATGTTGACACCGGTTATCAGTCACTTTAATTATAAACTCGATTTTTAtcatcgatttttctcataGTTTTTGGTTGtagctttttttctttatagaaaTAGGTGCGGCCGTCTTTAGTCCATATTAATAGATATTAATAATTGTAACTTAATCTATACTCTCGGACAGTAATGAGAAAAATTAATTCCAGTTAAATCACAGTTATGCCAccacttaaatttatttcaaaactaatagtacatattttttttcaatacgaCTTTTCGTTGccttttttatcaacaaatatttgttattttatttattttcacatgAATACAGGGCAACATTTGAATGTCTTGAAAAagtaatataaacaataatgaGTTTATTAAATCTGATCCGTAAACGAATAATTACTTAGAAGCACATCGTTTATGTGATGAACTTTTATATACCACAAAAACCACCTGTTGCTGAGATAAAAGCTCCAAAGAGATACCAATACCATTTTCACTACGATTTTCTTCCAATTGTGCAAAACAGTAAACAATACGCCTTTCCACTACCAAGTAAATTCTATAAGTCAAGTCAACAGGTAATAGTCACGGAAAAAATACATCGTGTATAATAAAGTTCTTAATTGAGCTTGGTGGGGTTAAATGTCCAGAGCCAGACAGGTCTGAAGCAAACAATTTGAAGATTTTTGGTCAGTTGTAATCGATAAAGCGCAAGTGTCGGGTTACTTGGTTGGTAGAACATTGAAAAGCAGATGAACGGAGAATACAATTTGTGATTTCATAtggtttattttctttcaattcaaaattcctTGGTCGAACTATACGCGTATAGCAGTGCATTAGGTTTCTTTTTAcgtattaaatattttccattcataattattttattgtggTGCTTTATTTACTTaacacatatatatatatatcaaaagAAAGTGGGTCATCGTCGTCCCATGAATGACGTATTAAGTAAACATTAAACTGAATTTGCGAATCCAATAGGCATTCCGCATTCAATTTTCTTGTGCAACCTTAAATGAATGAGAAATTTGTGGCTGGTTGTTGTGTTATAATTGCCATATTGATTTTGACAATGCTTAAGCGCCGCGCAAGCAAACGTTTTGTTTTGGTCGAAACTGGCGAACAAAGCTCCTCTTGGGATTCAACAGTTGACAATAATAATCAAATTGCTGTGGATTCAACTGTCCAGCAATCTCAAAACAATATGAATGATTCAACTGAGTTGCAAATACCTATGAGTTTAGTGGCACAAGCTGAAGTTGGAAACCAGAATCCAAATCTGTTAAATGTTCCGCAAACTTCTGGCTCACTGaagtaatacaaataattttaattttatttttcatttacgagatttaaaatttaaaaaatttcactttttgtaaTTACAGACCTAGTATGTCTCGTGGAACAGGTTTGGGAGTCGAACGTCATCAAGAACGAGATTTCCTCATTGCTACTACTGAAGAGTTCGTCAAGAGGTTCGGCGGTACGagagttataaataaaattctaatcGCTAACAATGGAATTGCTGCCGTCAAGTGTATGCGTTCCATACGCAGATGGTCGTACGAGATGTTTAAAAACGAACGAGCTGTTCGTTTTGTCGTTATGGTAATTGAAcagtaaaataattataataaaagaaaatatgtaatTGCTTTTTTTACTACCAGGTAACACCAGAAGATCTTAAAGCCAACGCTGAGTATATAAAAATGGCCGATCACTATGTGCCAGTGCCTGGTGGATCAAATAACAACAACTATGCAAATGTAGAGTTGATTGTAGACATTGCACTGAGAACCCAAGTTCAGGTatgttgttattaaaaaaaataatcatcagATCaggaaaattgtttattttgtatatttgtcaaacaatattttgcgaaGAGTGCTTATCTTAATGGTTCGatgtgttaattttttgattaaccTAACGACAGTAAGCAAATATGAAATAATGAAGATTTAGTTTTATATACTTTAATGTAGATTCTAATTAGTCCGCTCTTGATTGGGTTCAAAATCTAAAGTTTAAGTGTAggttagctttttttttaacctaatGATTCCTAaaagatataatatttaaagatatttaatgTATCTAcgtcatatttttataaactcgaacttttttcattcaacaaaaaaaatgctttaattttgatACAGGCTGTTTGGGCTGGTTGGGGTCATGCTTCAGAGAACCCAAAACTTCCAGAATTACTTCATAAAGAAGGTCTGGTGTTTCTTGGACCGCCTGAGAGAGCTATGTGGGCACTTGGTGATAAGGTTGCGTCATCGATTGTTGCACAAACAGCAGAAATTCCAACACTTCCCTGGTCCGGTTCTGAGCTCAAAGCTCAATACACaggaaagaaaatcaaaatctcTTCCGATTTATTCAACCGTGGGTGTGTAAGCAACGTTGATCAGGGCTTAGCTGCCGTTGCAAAAATTGGTAAGTATTTGATAATTATCTTCCCAAATAACATGAATCaagagttttcctttttttctaagGTTTTCCTGTCATGATTAAGGCTTCTGAAGGTGGCGGGGGTAAGGGTATTCGAAGAGTTGACACTGCTGAAGAATTTCCCGCTTTATTCCGCCAAGTTCAAGCTGAAGTGCCTGGCTCGCCTATATTTGTAATGAAGTTGGCACGTGGGGCTAGGCATTTAGAAGTTCAATTGTTAGCCGATCAATATGGCAATGCTATAAGTTTATTCGGACGTGACTGTTCTATACAGCGTCGTCACCAAAAGATTATCGAGGAAGCTCCTGCTATAGTTGCCTATCCAGAAGTATTTGAGGATATGGAAAAGGCTGCTGTACGGTTAGCAAAAATGGTGGGTTATGTAAGTGCAGGAACTGTTGAATATCTTTACGATACATCGGGTAAATACTATTTCCTCGAATTGAATCCAAGACTTCAAGTAGAGCATCCTTGTACTGAAATGGTTGCAGACGTTAACCTACCAGCTTGTCAGTTGCaagtaagttttaattttgctgTTTTAAGTCTTatctcattatttttttttttttaattcaagatcGGTATGGGTGTTCCATTATATCGCTTGAAAGACATTCGTTTGCTCTATGGAGAGTCTCCTTGGGGAACTTCTATAATAGACTTTGAAAACCCAGCTAACAAACCAGTTCCCTTAGGACACGTCATTGCGGCCCGTATTACATCCGAAAATCCAGATGAAGGCTTTAAGCCCAGTTCAGGAACTGTACAGGAACTCAATTTCCGTtccagtaaaaatgtttggggCTACTTCAGTGTAGCCGCTTCAGGTGGTTTGCATGAATTCGCAGACTCACAGTTTGGACATTGTTTTTCGTGGGGAGAAAACCGTCAGCAGGCTAGAGAAAATTTAGTCATCGCTCTCAAGGAATTATCCATTCGTGGAGATTTCCGAACAACTGTAGAATATCTGATCACATTACTGGAAACGAACAGCTTCTTAGACAATAGCATCGATACTGCTTGGCTAGATGCTTTGATTGCAGAACGGGTTCAATCTGAGAAGCCCAACATtcttttgggtgtgatttgtgGGGCTCTCCATATCGCCGATCGACAAATATCTGAAGCTTTCTCTAGTTTCCAAACATCTTTGGAGAAGGGACAAATTCAAGCTGCTAATACGCTAACAAATGTAATTGATGTTGAACTCATTAACGATGGTAATCGCTACAAAGTTCAAACAGCAAAAAGTGGACAAAACACATACTTTCTCTTGATGAATAACTCATTTAAAGAAGTTGAAGTGCACAAGCTTTCCGATGGTGGTATGCTATTGTCATTCGAAGGGTCATCATACACGACTTATATGAAAGAGGAAGTGGACCGTTATCGAATTGTGATTGGAAATCAAACGTGTGTTTTTGAGAAGGAAAACGATCCTTCACTTCTTCGAAGCCCATCTGCTGGAAAACTAATAAATTTACTTGTAGAGGATGGAGCTCATGTAAATAAGGGACAGGCATTTGCAGAAATTgaagtgagtttttttttaattctaaaaaatagtttaaaaatgtttaaattttctttttaaaggtaaTGAAAATGGTTATGACGTTGACATCTTTAGAAGCGGGTACCGTAACATTTATCCGTCGTCCAGGAGCAGTTCTCGATGCAGGCACACTCCTTGGTCATTTGGAGCTGGATGACCCGTCGCTGGTCACAAAAGCTCAGCCATTTAAGAGTGGATTTCCAGTGGCGGAAAACTCTTCGATACCAGAAAAACTCAACCGAGTTCACAACAGTTACAAAGTCATATTGGAGAACACTCTTGCAGGATACTGCCTCCCGGATCCTTACAATGCTCCTCGCCTTCGTGAAGTTATCGAGAAGTTTATGCAGAGTCTTCGTGATCCATCTTTGCCTCTCCTTGAACTGCAAGAAGTCATAGCATCTGTTTCAGGGCGTATTCCAATATCAGTTGAGAAGAAAATTCGAAAACTGATGACTTTGTACGAACGCAATATAACAAGTGTGCTAGCCCAGTTCCCATCGCAACAAATCGCGAGTGTAATCGACTGTCATGCGGCTACATTGCAAAAACGTGCCGATCGAGATGTATTCTTCCTCACCACTCAGGGAATCGTTCAACTAGTTCAACGATACCGCAACGGAATTCGTGGTCGTATGAAAGCAGCAGTCCATGAACTTCTCAGACAATACTACGAGGTGGAGTCACAATTTCAACACGGTCACTATGACAAATGTGTCGGTTTGATAAGAGAAAGACACAAAGACGATATGTTGACGGTTGTTAACACGATATTCTCGCACAGCCAGGTGTCGAAGAAAAATCTCCTCGTAACTCTATTAATAGATCATCTGTGGGCCAATGAACCTGGTCTTACCGATGAATTGGCAACTACTTTAAGTGAACTTACTTCTCTACATCGTGCGGAACATTCGCGTGTAGCCTTGCGTTCGAGACAAGTACTGATAGCTGCTCACCAGCCCGCTTATGAACTGCGTCACAATCAAATGGAGTCGATATTTTTGTCTGCAGTTGATATGTATGGCCATGATTTCCATCCGGAAAATCTACAACGGTTGATTTTGtcagaaacatcaatttttgatattctGCACGATTTCTTCTACCATACAAATCGTGCTGTTTGCAATGCTGCCTTGGAAGTTTATGTCCGAAGAGCTTACATATCGTATGATCTAACATGTTTGCAGCACTTGGAGTTGTCGGGCGAAGTACCGTTGGTGCATTTCCAGTTTGTGCTACCGACTGCGCATCCGAATAGGTAaatcttttgaatatttttgaaagcctAGTTTGAAATACCATGATCTTTTTATAGACTCCAATCTCATCTATCGCTGGATGGAATGGAGGCGGCCTTGTCTCCAGGTGCAACATTTATGCGAACAGGATGCATGGCTGCATTTGATTCGTTCGAACATTTTGAACAATATTCAGATGAAATCTTCGATCTTCTTGAAGATCTGTCGTCTCCAGCTTATGCTAGTGCTAAGGTTGTATGCAAAAAATGAATTCATTTAACCTTAATTACCGTGTTTATCAATATCAAAGGTACTTGAAGCTGTTGATGCAGCAGATTCTGCCTCTGACGGCAGACTCAGTACTTCCATCAATGTTTCGTTGTCTGATCCAGTTTCAAGAGCTAATGCCGCAGATGAAGCCACATCTACAGAACCTATCCATATTTTGAGTGTAGCTGTTCGTGAAATTGGTGATATGGACGATGTTCAGATGGCGTCAGCTTTTGGAACGTTCTGTAAACTACATCGGGAAGAACTGTTTCAAAGACGTGTACGCAGGATAACATTTGCTTGCTTGAAAAAGTATGCATgacaacaaatttgaaattactttGTAAAGATacatcttaaaactttttatttaattccagACGCCAGTTCCCCAAGTTCTTTACTTATCGGTCAAGAGACAATTTCGAAGAGGATCGTATCTACCGACATTTAGAACCAGCTTGTGCCTTCCAATTGGAACTCAATAGAATGAGAACATACGACCTAGAAGCCTTACCCACATCGAATCAAAAAATGCATTTGTACTTGGGCAGAGCGAAAGTTTCCAAAGGTCAAGAAGTTAGCGACTATCGGTTTTTCATTCGTTCCATCATTCGTCATTCCGATCTCATAACTAAGGTTTGTTTGCACATTGCACAGGAGAatcaaaaactgttttatttttaaaatgtaacctCGTTTCTAGGAAGCTTCATTTGAATACTTACAAAATGAAGGAGAACGAGTGTTGCTTGAAGCAATGGACGAACTCGAAGTAGCCTTCTCCCACCCCCATGCAAAACGCACAGACTGCAaccatattttcttaaattttgtaccCACTGTTATAATGGACCCTGCGAAAATTGAAGAGTCTGTAACGAAGATGATCATGCGTTATGGTCCCCGATTATGGAAATTGAGAGTACTTCAAGCTGAACTGAAAATGGTCATCCGTCAAACTCCCCAATCGGCTACGCAAGCTGTACGACTTTGTATTGCCAACGATTCTGGCTACTTCTTGGATATATCAATGTACACGGAAGTAACAGATCCCGAAACTGGAATTGTAAGTTACATTTCtttgacaaaaagaaaacattacacatgtttttttttgtcttttagaTAAAATTCCAAGCATACGGCGAAAAACAAGGTTCACTAAACGGGCATCCCATTTCAACGCCATACATGACGAAAgattttttgcaacaaaaacgTTTCCAGGCCCAGTCAAATGGTACAACGTATGCATATGACATTCCTGACATGTTCCGTCAAATGACCGAGAAGCAATGGAAAGACTTTTCAAAGGCACGACCAACTGTTGAAATTAGAATTCCCGAAAAGATTTTGCTTGAGTGTGTAGAACTTGTATTGGATGGAGATAATCTTGTTGAAATGAAGCGCCTTCCTGGAGAGAATAATGTAAGAACAGTTTTTTGAGAACAAAGGATTGGGCAATAAGTGCCAATTGAcattaaatacataattatgAACGAATTAAAACTTTCTTCAAATAGTGTGGTATGGTGGCCTGGAGAATAATTTTAGCGACACCAGAATATCCAAGCGGAAGAGAAATCATTGTGATTGCTAACGACCTGACATTCTTCATTGGATCCTTTGGAATTCAGGAGGATATTTTATTCCACAAAGCATCTCAATTGGCACGAGAGCGAAAAGTTCCAAGAgtaagaatgaaataaaaactaagtaggatcaaattttatttatatcgaTTCTCAGATTTATATATCAGTGAACAGTGGTGCCAGAATCGGACTTGCTGAGGAAGTGAAAGCAATGTTTAAGGTTGCTTGGGAAGATCCAGAAGAACCCGATAAaggttttaagtatttgtacttGAGTACCGAAGACTACAGCAAGGTTGCTAGTCTCAATTCGGTGCGAGCAATTCTCATTGAAGACGAAGGAGAGCCACGCTATAAAATTACCGATATTATTGGCAAAGACGATGGACTAGGTGTGGAAAATTTGAGATATGCTGGTTTAATTGCTGGTGAGACATCGCAAGCATACGAGGAAATTGTTACAATCTCAATGGTGACGTGTAGAACTATCGGAATCGGTTCGTATTTGGTGCGATTGGGCCAACGTGTCATCCAAATTGATAATTCGCACATTATCCTTACCGGATATGCAGCTTTGAATAAGGTAAGGCagataaatatatgtttttttaacttcagagttgtcagtgtttttattttgtatttccttaGTTATTAGGACGCAAAGTATATGCGTCAAATAATCAACTCGGTGGTGTTCAAATTATGTACAACAACGGTGTATCTCATAAGACTGAAGGTATGACCATTATAATAAATGtagttaaatgaattttgataattttcctTGCAGCAATTGACTTGGATGGTGTGAATACTATCCTTACATGGCTGTCATACATTCCTGCTTATATTGGCGGAGATTTGCCCATAGTATTGCCTAATGACCCAGTCAACCGCCCTATTGGATTCATGCCAACGAAATCTCCGTACGATCCACGATGGATGCTTGCCGGTCGAGTTAAtcctggtaaaaatatactATTTTTCAATGTGTTGCTTCATTTAagaaatttgttcctttttttagcCAACATGAACGAATGGGAGACTGGTTTCTTCGACCGAGGTTCATGGGCTGAAATAATGGAGGCTTGGGCAAAAACCGTTGTGACAGGAAGAGCTCGTCTTGGCGGTGTGCCAGTTGGTGTTATTGCTGTTGAAACAAGAACTGTTGAAGTGGAAATGCCAGCAGATCCTGCCAACTTAGACTCGGAAgctaaagtattaaaaaaaaacaacaaagtctcgaattatttaacatttttcgttgtattttttgtagacattGCAACAAGCCGGCCAAGTTTGGTATCCCGATTCATCGTACAAAACAGCTCAAGCAATTAAAGACTTTGGACGCGAAGAACTTCCTCTTTTGGTTTTTGCCAATTGGAGAGGTTTCTCCGGTGGAATGAAGGACATGTACGAGCAGATTGTGAAGTTCGGAGCGTATATTGTCGATGGATTGAGGGAATATAAACATCCGGTTCTAATTTACCTGCCACCTAATGCTGAACTACGTGGAGGAGCTTGGGCCGTTTTGGATTCTCTGATTAATCCAAGATATATGGAAACCTACGCCGATCCAGAAGCGAGAGCTGGGGTCTTGGAACCCGAAGGTATTGTCGAAATTAAGTACAAGGAAAAGGATCTGGTAAAAACAATTCAACGACTAGATGCCACCGTTATATCGGTAAGTTTGACAtcattaaaataacataatattttaaagtctaacactaataattttattttagctcAATAAACAACTGGAGGAAGTTACGGGCGATACGTTGAGAACGCatgaaatagaagaaaaaataaagacccGGATAAACCAACTAATTCATGTGTACCACACTGTTGCGGTGCACTTTGCAGATTTACATGACACGCCTGAGCGAATGTTAGAAAAGCAATGTATAAATGAAATTGTTCCATGGCGAGAATCCCGTGCCTGGCTATACTGGCGGCTGCGCCGTTTATTGTTGGAGGATGCGATGACGAAAAAGATCATTAAAGCCCAAGATAATTTGTCTGTTGGCCAAGCAAAGCAAATGCTTCGAAGGTGGTTGGTTGAAGAGAAGGGAGCTACTGaggtttgttttcttcttttccttCTTAATAtagtattaatttaattactatTTCGCATACAGGCCTACATTTGGGATAGCAATGAAGAAATGGTTCGGTGGTATGATGAACAGAAGGGTCCTGAATCCACagtttcgaaaaatataaacgCTGTCAAACAGGACGCGATTATatcgaaaattcaaaaacttttacagGTGAGAGTCCTTAAAAATTctcaatataaattttgtttttaaaaatccaattgaaacattttaggAATGCCCTGAGGTAGCTCTTGATGCGGTTGTTGGCCTTTGCCAAAACCTCACACCCGTCAACCGTGGCGTAGTTGTTCGCACCCTAGCACACCTTGAACTTAAGGAAAACGAATCTAATCCTCAAGTATGACCGGTTTTTAAGTTTCATGTTTAACTTCATTCACCCAGGAATAAAAacgaatcattttaaattttcattagttaaagaaaattaaacaacaaaaaaactgtaaataaaaCACGGCCCGCGCTTGcaaacttcatttttattccttttttaggAATCAATTTAACATAACACTGATTTAGTTGAACTAAAggaaatttttgttatacatttAAGAATGTACCTGTCGCATGTTCAATgaattattcaaacaaaaaaaaatcgctttattaagtttgttgcagattatatttattttataaggcgAGT
This window of the Eupeodes corollae chromosome 3, idEupCoro1.1, whole genome shotgun sequence genome carries:
- the LOC129952093 gene encoding acetyl-CoA carboxylase isoform X2; this encodes MNEKFVAGCCVIIAILILTMLKRRASKRFVLVETGEQSSSWDSTVDNNNQIAVDSTVQQSQNNMNDSTELQIPMSLVAQAEVGNQNPNLLNVPQTSGSLKPSMSRGTGLGVERHQERDFLIATTEEFVKRFGGTRVINKILIANNGIAAVKCMRSIRRWSYEMFKNERAVRFVVMVTPEDLKANAEYIKMADHYVPVPGGSNNNNYANVELIVDIALRTQVQAVWAGWGHASENPKLPELLHKEGLVFLGPPERAMWALGDKVASSIVAQTAEIPTLPWSGSELKAQYTGKKIKISSDLFNRGCVSNVDQGLAAVAKIGFPVMIKASEGGGGKGIRRVDTAEEFPALFRQVQAEVPGSPIFVMKLARGARHLEVQLLADQYGNAISLFGRDCSIQRRHQKIIEEAPAIVAYPEVFEDMEKAAVRLAKMVGYVSAGTVEYLYDTSGKYYFLELNPRLQVEHPCTEMVADVNLPACQLQIGMGVPLYRLKDIRLLYGESPWGTSIIDFENPANKPVPLGHVIAARITSENPDEGFKPSSGTVQELNFRSSKNVWGYFSVAASGGLHEFADSQFGHCFSWGENRQQARENLVIALKELSIRGDFRTTVEYLITLLETNSFLDNSIDTAWLDALIAERVQSEKPNILLGVICGALHIADRQISEAFSSFQTSLEKGQIQAANTLTNVIDVELINDGNRYKVQTAKSGQNTYFLLMNNSFKEVEVHKLSDGGMLLSFEGSSYTTYMKEEVDRYRIVIGNQTCVFEKENDPSLLRSPSAGKLINLLVEDGAHVNKGQAFAEIEVMKMVMTLTSLEAGTVTFIRRPGAVLDAGTLLGHLELDDPSLVTKAQPFKSGFPVAENSSIPEKLNRVHNSYKVILENTLAGYCLPDPYNAPRLREVIEKFMQSLRDPSLPLLELQEVIASVSGRIPISVEKKIRKLMTLYERNITSVLAQFPSQQIASVIDCHAATLQKRADRDVFFLTTQGIVQLVQRYRNGIRGRMKAAVHELLRQYYEVESQFQHGHYDKCVGLIRERHKDDMLTVVNTIFSHSQVSKKNLLVTLLIDHLWANEPGLTDELATTLSELTSLHRAEHSRVALRSRQVLIAAHQPAYELRHNQMESIFLSAVDMYGHDFHPENLQRLILSETSIFDILHDFFYHTNRAVCNAALEVYVRRAYISYDLTCLQHLELSGEVPLVHFQFVLPTAHPNRLQSHLSLDGMEAALSPGATFMRTGCMAAFDSFEHFEQYSDEIFDLLEDLSSPAYASAKVLEAVDAADSASDGRLSTSINVSLSDPVSRANAADEATSTEPIHILSVAVREIGDMDDVQMASAFGTFCKLHREELFQRRVRRITFACLKKRQFPKFFTYRSRDNFEEDRIYRHLEPACAFQLELNRMRTYDLEALPTSNQKMHLYLGRAKVSKGQEVSDYRFFIRSIIRHSDLITKEASFEYLQNEGERVLLEAMDELEVAFSHPHAKRTDCNHIFLNFVPTVIMDPAKIEESVTKMIMRYGPRLWKLRVLQAELKMVIRQTPQSATQAVRLCIANDSGYFLDISMYTEVTDPETGIIKFQAYGEKQGSLNGHPISTPYMTKDFLQQKRFQAQSNGTTYAYDIPDMFRQMTEKQWKDFSKARPTVEIRIPEKILLECVELVLDGDNLVEMKRLPGENNCGMVAWRIILATPEYPSGREIIVIANDLTFFIGSFGIQEDILFHKASQLARERKVPRIYISVNSGARIGLAEEVKAMFKVAWEDPEEPDKGFKYLYLSTEDYSKVASLNSVRAILIEDEGEPRYKITDIIGKDDGLGVENLRYAGLIAGETSQAYEEIVTISMVTCRTIGIGSYLVRLGQRVIQIDNSHIILTGYAALNKLLGRKVYASNNQLGGVQIMYNNGVSHKTEAIDLDGVNTILTWLSYIPAYIGGDLPIVLPNDPVNRPIGFMPTKSPYDPRWMLAGRVNPANMNEWETGFFDRGSWAEIMEAWAKTVVTGRARLGGVPVGVIAVETRTVEVEMPADPANLDSEAKTLQQAGQVWYPDSSYKTAQAIKDFGREELPLLVFANWRGFSGGMKDMYEQIVKFGAYIVDGLREYKHPVLIYLPPNAELRGGAWAVLDSLINPRYMETYADPEARAGVLEPEGIVEIKYKEKDLVKTIQRLDATVISLNKQLEEVTGDTLRTHEIEEKIKTRINQLIHVYHTVAVHFADLHDTPERMLEKQCINEIVPWRESRAWLYWRLRRLLLEDAMTKKIIKAQDNLSVGQAKQMLRRWLVEEKGATEAYIWDSNEEMVRWYDEQKGPESTVSKNINAVKQDAIISKIQKLLQECPEVALDAVVGLCQNLTPVNRGVVVRTLAHLELKENESNPQV